From a region of the Kaistia sp. 32K genome:
- a CDS encoding Na+/H+ antiporter subunit E has protein sequence MLRTASLALFLFAFWLLLSGHYTVWLIGSGAILSVLLALLGRRFGFSDEEGHPVDRLLSGLTYWPWLAREIVKSAIGVTRIILDPKLPISPQLFHTRVSARTPVGIATYANSITLTPGTITVAIDREKDHFLVHALTKEGAADVEAGEMDRRVARFEGREV, from the coding sequence ATGCTGCGCACCGCCAGCCTTGCCCTCTTTCTGTTTGCATTCTGGCTGCTGCTTTCAGGTCACTACACGGTCTGGTTGATCGGATCGGGCGCGATCCTCTCCGTCCTCTTGGCGCTTCTCGGCCGGCGTTTCGGATTTTCTGACGAGGAGGGGCATCCGGTCGATCGTCTGCTGTCCGGCCTGACCTACTGGCCCTGGCTCGCCCGCGAGATCGTCAAATCGGCGATCGGCGTGACCCGGATCATCCTCGATCCGAAGCTGCCGATCTCGCCGCAGCTTTTCCACACCAGGGTCTCGGCGCGGACGCCGGTCGGCATCGCCACCTACGCCAATTCGATCACGCTGACGCCAGGCACGATCACGGTCGCGATCGACCGCGAGAAGGATCATTTCCTCGTCCATGCCCTGACGAAGGAGGGCGCCGCCGATGTCGAGGCCGGCGAGATGGACCGCCGCGTCGCCCGGTTCGAGGGGAGGGAGGTATGA
- a CDS encoding monovalent cation/H+ antiporter complex subunit F yields MIAAALLAVLVAMALVVVRALRGPTTFDRLLAANSIGNGAILVLALFGFLTGRPEFLDLGLTYALLNYVGIFAVLKFFRHGSLGAEAEAEKP; encoded by the coding sequence ATGATCGCCGCAGCCCTTCTCGCCGTTCTGGTCGCGATGGCGCTGGTCGTAGTTAGGGCCCTGCGCGGGCCGACGACCTTCGACCGGCTGCTCGCCGCCAATTCTATCGGCAATGGCGCGATCCTCGTTCTGGCGCTGTTCGGCTTCCTGACCGGGCGGCCGGAATTCCTCGATCTCGGCCTCACCTACGCGTTGCTCAACTATGTCGGCATCTTCGCCGTGCTGAAGTTCTTCCGGCACGGTTCGCTCGGCGCCGAGGCGGAGGCGGAGAAGCCGTGA
- the mnhG gene encoding monovalent cation/H(+) antiporter subunit G, with amino-acid sequence MALITQIIAGLFLFAGAFFLIAGAIGMNRMPDLFTRMHAASVADTLGVSLMLIGMVFLAGFSLVSVKLALLLAFLLFMGPVASHALAAAALQAGVKPVLAGDGKRAELATAKKAGGKPKAATRKGRKT; translated from the coding sequence ATGGCGCTCATCACCCAGATCATCGCCGGCCTCTTCCTGTTCGCGGGCGCGTTCTTCCTGATCGCCGGCGCGATCGGCATGAACCGGATGCCGGACCTGTTCACGCGCATGCACGCCGCCTCGGTCGCCGACACGCTGGGCGTCAGCCTGATGCTGATCGGCATGGTGTTCCTGGCCGGCTTCTCGCTGGTGTCGGTCAAGCTCGCGCTGCTTCTCGCCTTCCTGCTCTTCATGGGGCCGGTCGCCTCGCATGCGCTCGCCGCGGCGGCGCTGCAGGCCGGCGTCAAACCTGTGCTGGCCGGGGACGGCAAGCGGGCCGAGCTGGCCACGGCGAAGAAGGCCGGCGGCAAGCCGAAGGCCGCGACGCGGAAGGGCCGCAAGACATGA
- a CDS encoding DUF4040 domain-containing protein, whose protein sequence is MIETAVTIVLLLLLGAVTIGIVRVRGLFAAVVLLGIYSFLMATLFIVLDAVDVAMTEAAVGAGVSTVFFLGALYLTDTVEAPSARGQFVPLLVALVTAGALVWGLSDLPAFGSPDQPIHRQGADYLARSVPETGIANVVSAVLASYRGFDTLGETTVVFTAGIGVLALLRRRRSEGGN, encoded by the coding sequence ATGATCGAGACGGCGGTCACCATCGTCCTCCTGCTGCTGCTCGGCGCCGTCACGATCGGCATCGTCCGCGTGCGCGGCCTGTTCGCCGCCGTGGTCCTGCTCGGCATCTACAGCTTCCTGATGGCGACGCTGTTCATCGTGCTCGACGCCGTCGACGTCGCGATGACCGAGGCCGCCGTCGGCGCCGGCGTCTCGACCGTCTTCTTCCTCGGCGCGCTCTATCTGACCGACACCGTCGAGGCGCCATCCGCGCGCGGACAGTTCGTGCCGCTCCTCGTCGCCTTGGTCACGGCCGGTGCGCTGGTCTGGGGGCTCAGCGACCTGCCGGCGTTCGGCTCGCCCGACCAGCCGATCCACCGCCAAGGCGCCGATTATCTGGCGCGATCCGTGCCGGAGACCGGCATCGCCAACGTGGTCAGCGCGGTTCTCGCCAGCTATCGCGGCTTCGACACGCTGGGCGAGACGACAGTGGTCTTCACGGCCGGCATCGGCGTGCTGGCGCTCTTGCGCCGCCGCCGGAGCGAGGGGGGCAACTGA
- a CDS encoding Na(+)/H(+) antiporter subunit B: protein MRFDIILRVATKFMLAPLLLFALYVQLHGDYGPGGGFQAGVIAAAAIILYGLIVGLAPVQKIVPMRLLEILIPGGVLIYMGVGIAGLLTGANFLDYNHLAHDAVHGQEWGVFLVEIGVFVTVFSTMVAIFYAFAGRRRS from the coding sequence ATGCGGTTCGACATCATCCTGCGCGTTGCGACCAAGTTCATGCTCGCCCCGCTGCTCTTGTTCGCGCTCTATGTGCAGCTGCATGGCGATTACGGCCCGGGCGGCGGTTTCCAGGCCGGCGTCATCGCGGCGGCCGCCATCATTCTCTACGGCCTGATCGTCGGTCTCGCCCCGGTGCAGAAGATCGTGCCGATGCGCCTGCTGGAGATCCTGATCCCCGGCGGCGTGCTGATCTACATGGGCGTCGGCATCGCCGGCCTGCTGACCGGCGCCAATTTCCTCGACTACAACCATCTCGCCCATGACGCCGTGCACGGCCAGGAATGGGGCGTCTTCTTGGTCGAGATCGGTGTGTTCGTGACCGTGTTCTCGACCATGGTCGCGATCTTCTACGCCTTCGCCGGCCGGAGGCGCTCGTGA
- a CDS encoding cation:proton antiporter subunit C: MIAHFSQIATIFLMVAGLYVVIARGNMVKKLIGLSLFQTSVYLLYILPGKLLGGTAPILDAGHAVYANPLPHVLILTAIVVGIATLALGLTLVVRIKEAYGTIEEDEIIAKDMPKARSTPARGAKSA; this comes from the coding sequence GTGATCGCGCATTTCAGCCAGATCGCCACGATCTTCCTGATGGTCGCCGGCCTCTATGTCGTCATCGCGCGCGGCAACATGGTCAAGAAGCTGATCGGCCTGTCGCTGTTCCAGACCTCGGTCTACCTGCTCTACATCCTGCCCGGAAAGCTCCTCGGCGGCACGGCGCCGATCCTCGACGCCGGGCATGCCGTCTATGCCAACCCGCTGCCGCATGTACTGATCCTGACCGCGATCGTCGTCGGCATCGCCACGCTCGCGCTCGGGCTGACGCTGGTGGTGCGGATCAAGGAAGCCTACGGCACGATCGAGGAAGACGAGATCATCGCCAAGGATATGCCGAAGGCTCGCTCGACACCCGCCCGGGGCGCGAAATCCGCATGA
- a CDS encoding monovalent cation/H+ antiporter subunit D family protein, producing the protein MIAPHLPILLIVVPLLGAVLAALSRHPFAAWAIALLASAATAAIAIALLFRVQAEGVISYRIGGWAPELGIEYRVDAFNAFIVVLVGIVAVVTMLYARRSVVAEIIPERIAWFYTMMLLCIAGLLGIAVTGDAFNAFIFLEISSLATYTLIALGRDRRALVAAYQYLIVGTIGATFYVIGVGLIYLSTGTLNLGLIVERLAGTEGSRALIVAEAFIAVGICLKLALFPLHAWLPNAYAYAPSAATTLLASTATKVALYLLARFLFTVFGGHVDVGQIPIGSILIVLSVAAMFIPSAAAIFQNDVKRILAFSSVGQIGYITLGLALANPTGLTGGLLHLFNHALMKGAAFMAIGAIVFRAGTAKLDELSGIGRTMPWTTAALTIAGLGLIGVPGTSGFVSKYYLILGALEAGLGWLAILIVASSVLAVLYVGRIVEVVWFREPAAAARASREAPLELLVPMWILAGATIWFGLDAEWPAGLAAAAANSLLGVAP; encoded by the coding sequence ATGATCGCGCCGCACCTGCCGATCCTTCTGATCGTCGTTCCGCTGCTCGGCGCCGTACTGGCGGCGCTGTCGCGCCATCCCTTTGCCGCCTGGGCGATCGCGCTGCTCGCCTCCGCCGCGACGGCGGCGATCGCGATCGCGCTGCTCTTCCGCGTGCAGGCGGAAGGGGTGATCTCCTACCGCATCGGTGGCTGGGCGCCCGAGCTCGGCATCGAATATCGCGTCGACGCGTTCAATGCCTTCATCGTTGTTCTGGTCGGCATCGTCGCCGTCGTGACGATGCTCTATGCGCGCCGCAGCGTTGTGGCCGAGATCATCCCCGAGCGCATCGCGTGGTTCTACACGATGATGCTGCTCTGCATCGCCGGCCTGCTCGGCATCGCGGTGACGGGCGATGCCTTCAACGCCTTCATCTTCCTGGAGATCTCGTCGCTCGCGACCTATACGCTGATCGCGCTCGGGCGCGACCGGCGGGCGCTGGTCGCCGCCTACCAGTATCTGATCGTCGGCACGATCGGCGCGACCTTCTACGTCATCGGCGTCGGGCTGATCTATCTCTCGACCGGCACGCTCAATCTCGGCCTGATCGTCGAGCGCCTCGCGGGAACAGAGGGATCGCGCGCGCTGATCGTCGCCGAGGCGTTCATCGCGGTCGGCATCTGCCTGAAGCTGGCGCTGTTCCCGCTGCATGCCTGGCTGCCCAACGCCTATGCCTATGCGCCGTCCGCCGCCACCACGCTGCTCGCCTCGACCGCCACCAAGGTGGCGCTCTATCTGCTGGCGCGCTTCCTGTTCACCGTGTTCGGCGGCCATGTCGATGTCGGGCAGATTCCGATCGGCTCGATCCTGATCGTGCTGTCGGTGGCGGCGATGTTCATCCCGTCCGCCGCCGCGATCTTCCAGAACGACGTCAAGCGCATCCTCGCCTTCTCGTCGGTCGGCCAGATCGGTTACATCACGCTCGGCCTCGCGCTCGCCAATCCGACCGGGCTGACCGGCGGCCTGCTGCATCTCTTCAACCACGCGCTGATGAAGGGCGCGGCGTTCATGGCGATCGGCGCGATCGTCTTCCGCGCCGGTACGGCAAAACTGGACGAGCTTTCCGGCATCGGCCGCACCATGCCGTGGACGACAGCCGCGCTGACGATCGCTGGCCTCGGCCTGATCGGCGTGCCCGGCACCAGCGGCTTCGTGTCGAAATATTATCTGATCCTCGGCGCGCTCGAGGCGGGGCTCGGCTGGCTGGCGATCCTGATCGTCGCGAGCTCGGTCCTCGCGGTGCTCTATGTCGGCCGCATCGTCGAGGTCGTCTGGTTCCGTGAGCCGGCGGCCGCGGCGCGGGCGAGCCGGGAGGCGCCGCTCGAGCTGCTCGTGCCGATGTGGATCCTCGCCGGCGCGACGATCTGGTTCGGCCTCGACGCGGAATGGCCGGCCGGCCTCGCCGCCGCGGCCGCCAACAGCCTGCTCGGGGTGGCGCCATGA
- a CDS encoding proton-conducting transporter membrane subunit has product MTIAALTDPQLLALSLALPALATLAIALLGRWPNAREAATLLGAALLFGVVMMLLPRVLAGARPELHLASVAPGLTLALKVDALGMLFAAVAATLWIANSLYSIGYMRGNDEPRQTVFYACFAIAIFATMGLAFSGNLFTLFVFYEILSLSTYPLVTHKQSPAAMKAGRVYLLTLIGASMILLLPAIVWTGMVAGTLDFRTGGILAGKLGPAALTALLALFVFGAAKAAVMPLHRWLPAAMVAPTPVSALLHAVAVVKAGVFTILKVVVSVFGIETLAASGASQWLVYVAGFTIVAASFVALRADDLKRRLAYSTVGQLSYVVLAAALASPVAVVGAALHIAAHAVSKITLFFAAGSVYTAEHVTKVSQMDGIGRRMPWTMGAFAIGALSMIGLPPAAGFLGKWFILDAATGAANWVAVGVIIVSTVLNAAYFLPILTRAFLRPANGPRREAPLPMVIALTATAAGTVLLFLFPGVPFRLASMIVGG; this is encoded by the coding sequence ATGACGATCGCCGCGCTGACCGATCCGCAGCTGCTGGCGCTGTCGCTCGCCCTGCCGGCGCTCGCGACGCTGGCGATCGCGCTACTCGGCCGCTGGCCGAACGCGCGCGAGGCGGCGACGCTTCTCGGCGCGGCGCTGCTCTTCGGCGTTGTCATGATGCTGCTTCCGCGCGTCCTCGCCGGCGCGCGGCCGGAGCTGCATCTCGCCTCCGTCGCGCCCGGGCTGACGCTCGCCCTCAAGGTCGACGCGCTCGGTATGCTGTTCGCCGCGGTCGCCGCGACGCTCTGGATCGCCAACTCGCTCTATTCGATCGGCTACATGCGCGGCAATGACGAGCCGCGCCAGACAGTCTTCTACGCCTGCTTCGCCATCGCCATCTTCGCGACGATGGGGCTCGCCTTCTCCGGCAATCTCTTCACGCTCTTCGTCTTCTACGAGATCCTGTCGCTCTCGACCTATCCGCTCGTCACGCACAAGCAGAGCCCGGCGGCGATGAAGGCCGGCCGCGTCTATCTGCTGACGCTGATCGGCGCTTCGATGATCCTGCTGCTGCCGGCGATCGTCTGGACCGGCATGGTCGCCGGCACGCTCGATTTCCGAACCGGCGGCATCCTCGCCGGCAAGCTCGGGCCGGCCGCGCTGACTGCTCTCCTCGCGCTCTTCGTCTTCGGCGCGGCGAAGGCGGCGGTGATGCCGCTGCATCGCTGGCTGCCGGCGGCGATGGTGGCGCCGACGCCGGTCTCGGCGCTGCTGCACGCCGTCGCCGTGGTCAAGGCGGGCGTCTTCACGATCCTCAAGGTCGTCGTCTCGGTGTTCGGCATCGAGACGCTCGCGGCGAGCGGCGCCAGCCAATGGCTCGTCTATGTCGCGGGCTTCACCATCGTCGCGGCCTCCTTCGTCGCGCTCCGGGCCGATGACCTGAAGCGCCGGCTCGCCTATTCGACCGTCGGCCAGCTCTCCTATGTCGTGCTCGCCGCCGCGCTCGCCTCGCCGGTGGCCGTCGTCGGCGCGGCGCTGCATATCGCGGCGCATGCGGTCTCGAAGATCACGCTCTTCTTCGCCGCCGGCTCGGTCTACACCGCCGAGCATGTGACCAAGGTCAGCCAGATGGACGGTATCGGCCGGCGCATGCCCTGGACGATGGGGGCCTTCGCCATCGGTGCGCTGTCGATGATCGGCCTGCCGCCTGCGGCCGGTTTCCTCGGCAAATGGTTCATCCTCGACGCGGCGACGGGTGCTGCGAACTGGGTCGCGGTCGGCGTCATCATCGTCTCGACGGTGCTGAACGCCGCCTATTTCCTGCCGATCCTGACGCGCGCCTTCCTGCGACCGGCGAACGGCCCCCGCCGGGAGGCGCCGCTGCCGATGGTGATCGCGCTGACGGCCACGGCGGCGGGCACGGTGCTGCTGTTCCTCTTTCCCGGCGTGCCCTTCCGCCTCGCCTCGATGATCGTGGGAGGGTGA
- a CDS encoding proton-conducting transporter membrane subunit, giving the protein MTETFGPLSPALVLILAGVLLPLFKGRLRDAIFLAAPLAALALVWLLPLGPGLVVDWLGLPLMPLAPDRMARIFGTAFGIAAVAGALYGVTQPNVAEKSAALVYAGAAQGIAFAGDLVTLFVFWEIMAIGSTLVIWSNGNARAGLRYALIHVLGGVLLFAGITAEIATSGSVALQAIRADDLGRWLMLAGILVNAGAPPLSAWVADAYPKASWSGTVFLSAFTTKAAVLVLIRLFPGEPALVWFGLAMAVYGLVYALLEDDIRELLSYSIVGQVGFMLVAIGIGSELALAAAALHAFAHILYKALLMMAAGAILRATGETRLSVLGGLARAMPLTSAALLVGAFSLSAVPLTAGFVSKSAILAALAEGQAGWLWFALTAISAGSLLYVGLKLPWFALFRPGKPREVAATAWSMKAAMALLGGSILAIGCFPSALAGLVPEIADVAVMTPDHILFQLQLLIAASCIFVGLFPLLQPKAGFTLDVDWFWRELPRKAAVVWGLAFRPLQGKAADLRGILHGSWREVSIRAVAQLSGAANWRTGRIAFWATALLATYVLIAAL; this is encoded by the coding sequence ATGACTGAGACCTTCGGCCCCCTGTCGCCGGCGCTTGTCCTCATCCTTGCCGGGGTGCTGTTGCCGCTCTTCAAGGGCCGGCTGCGCGACGCCATCTTTCTGGCCGCGCCGCTCGCCGCGCTGGCGCTCGTCTGGCTGCTGCCGCTCGGGCCGGGGCTGGTCGTCGACTGGCTCGGACTTCCTCTCATGCCGCTCGCGCCCGACCGGATGGCGCGCATCTTCGGCACCGCCTTCGGCATCGCCGCCGTCGCCGGCGCGCTCTATGGCGTCACGCAGCCAAACGTCGCCGAGAAGTCCGCGGCGTTAGTCTATGCCGGCGCCGCGCAGGGCATCGCCTTCGCCGGCGATCTGGTCACGCTGTTCGTCTTCTGGGAAATCATGGCGATCGGCTCGACGCTGGTGATCTGGTCGAACGGCAACGCGCGCGCCGGCCTGCGCTACGCGCTGATCCATGTTCTCGGCGGCGTGCTGCTCTTCGCCGGCATCACAGCCGAAATCGCGACATCCGGCAGTGTCGCCCTGCAGGCGATCCGCGCCGACGATCTCGGCCGCTGGCTGATGCTCGCCGGCATCCTCGTCAATGCCGGCGCGCCGCCGCTCTCGGCCTGGGTCGCCGACGCCTACCCGAAGGCGTCATGGTCGGGCACCGTCTTCCTGTCGGCCTTCACCACCAAGGCGGCCGTCCTGGTGCTGATCCGCCTGTTTCCCGGCGAGCCGGCGCTCGTCTGGTTCGGCCTCGCCATGGCGGTCTACGGCCTCGTCTATGCCCTGCTCGAGGACGATATCCGCGAGCTGCTCTCCTATTCGATCGTCGGGCAGGTCGGCTTCATGCTGGTCGCGATCGGCATCGGCTCGGAGCTGGCGCTCGCCGCCGCCGCGCTGCATGCCTTCGCGCACATCCTCTACAAGGCGCTGCTGATGATGGCGGCGGGCGCCATCCTGCGCGCCACCGGCGAGACGCGGCTCTCCGTGCTCGGCGGCCTTGCCCGCGCCATGCCGCTGACATCAGCTGCCCTGCTGGTCGGCGCGTTCTCGCTCTCCGCCGTGCCGCTCACGGCCGGATTTGTCAGCAAGTCCGCGATCCTGGCCGCGCTCGCCGAAGGGCAGGCGGGATGGCTCTGGTTCGCGCTGACGGCGATCTCTGCCGGCTCGCTCCTTTATGTTGGGCTCAAATTGCCGTGGTTCGCGCTGTTCCGGCCGGGCAAGCCGCGCGAGGTGGCGGCGACCGCGTGGTCGATGAAGGCGGCGATGGCGCTTCTCGGCGGCAGCATCCTCGCGATCGGCTGTTTCCCCTCGGCGCTCGCTGGTCTCGTCCCGGAGATCGCCGATGTAGCTGTTATGACGCCGGACCATATCCTGTTCCAGCTGCAACTCTTAATCGCCGCAAGTTGCATATTTGTCGGCTTGTTTCCGTTACTTCAGCCCAAAGCCGGATTTACGCTGGATGTCGACTGGTTCTGGCGGGAACTGCCGCGAAAGGCCGCGGTAGTCTGGGGCCTTGCCTTCCGGCCGCTGCAAGGCAAGGCCGCTGACCTGCGCGGCATTCTGCACGGGAGCTGGAGGGAAGTCTCAATTCGGGCCGTCGCGCAATTGTCCGGCGCCGCCAACTGGCGGACGGGACGAATCGCCTTCTGGGCGACGGCACTGCTCGCGACATATGTGTTGATCGCGGCATTGTGA
- a CDS encoding MucR family transcriptional regulator produces MIEKTAGSDLIDLTADIVSAYVSNNSVSANDLPGLITEVYQALNRTHGGVVEPEPEPLKPAVNPKKSVFPDFIVCLEDGKKFKSLKRHLRTHYDLSPEEYREKWGLPADYPMVAPSYAAARSELAKKMGLGQQRKRR; encoded by the coding sequence ATGATTGAAAAAACGGCAGGAAGCGACCTCATAGATCTGACGGCTGATATCGTCTCCGCTTATGTCAGCAACAATTCGGTGTCGGCCAACGACCTCCCGGGACTGATCACTGAAGTCTATCAGGCGCTGAACCGTACCCATGGCGGCGTGGTCGAGCCCGAGCCCGAGCCCTTGAAGCCCGCTGTGAACCCGAAGAAGTCGGTGTTCCCGGATTTCATCGTTTGCCTCGAGGACGGCAAGAAGTTCAAGTCGCTGAAGCGCCACCTGCGCACGCACTATGACCTTTCGCCGGAAGAATACCGCGAGAAGTGGGGCCTGCCGGCAGACTATCCGATGGTTGCTCCGAGCTACGCGGCTGCGCGTTCCGAGCTCGCCAAGAAGATGGGCCTCGGCCAGCAGCGCAAGCGCCGCTAA
- a CDS encoding helix-turn-helix domain-containing protein, protein MLVSLVGSALDVEASDLCATGRGTAQAAYARQVALYLAHTTLGLTYTEAGRLFGRDRTTAAHACRRIEEDRDQARVDQLVDCLERAASRSIGRLSSAGGRS, encoded by the coding sequence ATGCTCGTCTCCCTTGTCGGCTCCGCTCTCGATGTCGAGGCAAGCGACCTCTGCGCGACGGGGCGTGGCACGGCGCAGGCCGCCTATGCCCGCCAGGTCGCGCTCTATCTCGCCCATACGACGCTCGGCCTCACCTATACCGAAGCCGGCCGGCTGTTCGGCCGGGATCGGACGACGGCCGCGCATGCCTGCCGCCGGATCGAGGAAGATCGCGACCAGGCGCGGGTCGATCAGTTGGTCGATTGCCTCGAACGGGCGGCGAGCCGCTCCATCGGCCGCCTGTCCTCGGCCGGAGGGCGTTCGTGA
- a CDS encoding DUF6456 domain-containing protein, protein MAARAALKLARRLATAGARIERAADGYVLASPLSARRTGVDAADVKALLADGALAADGSDGLVLSAAGRVMVRRSLAGGEDFSSQHQARETQTIERDGGRHSVTVDVSESPLAWLRSRKGRDGKPLIDDAAFQAGERLRADFTRGQLMPRVTSNWSAAVASGRRGGAGGMAELTEAALSARMRLERALTAVGPEFSGVLIDFCCFLKGIEDIETARGWPKRSAKLVLLLALSALARHYGLAAMARGGEGGMRHWGSEDFRPTIG, encoded by the coding sequence ATGGCGGCGCGCGCGGCGTTGAAGCTGGCGCGGCGGCTCGCGACCGCCGGCGCGCGGATCGAGCGGGCGGCGGACGGCTATGTCCTGGCCTCGCCGCTGTCGGCGCGCCGGACAGGGGTCGACGCCGCCGATGTCAAGGCGCTGCTGGCGGATGGCGCCCTCGCGGCGGACGGATCGGACGGATTGGTGCTCTCCGCCGCCGGGCGGGTGATGGTGCGCCGGTCGCTCGCCGGCGGCGAGGATTTCTCTAGCCAGCATCAGGCGCGCGAAACGCAGACGATCGAGCGGGATGGCGGCCGGCACAGCGTGACGGTCGACGTTAGCGAAAGCCCGCTCGCCTGGCTGCGCAGCCGCAAGGGGCGCGACGGCAAGCCGCTGATCGACGATGCGGCTTTCCAGGCCGGGGAGAGGCTGCGCGCCGATTTCACCCGGGGGCAACTCATGCCGCGCGTGACCTCGAACTGGTCGGCGGCGGTGGCGAGCGGCCGGCGCGGCGGCGCGGGCGGCATGGCGGAACTGACGGAGGCGGCGCTTTCAGCCCGCATGCGCCTCGAGCGGGCGCTTACGGCGGTAGGGCCGGAGTTCTCCGGCGTGCTGATCGATTTCTGCTGCTTCCTCAAGGGGATCGAGGATATCGAGACGGCGCGCGGCTGGCCGAAGCGCTCGGCAAAGCTGGTTCTGCTGCTGGCGCTCTCGGCGCTCGCCCGTCACTACGGCCTCGCCGCGATGGCGCGGGGAGGCGAGGGCGGAATGCGGCACTGGGGAAGCGAGGACTTCCGGCCGACGATCGGCTGA
- a CDS encoding SufE family protein, whose translation MNITATLAPIDRILDDFAFLDDWDDRYRYLIELGRGLAPLAPEAHNDANKVQGCASQVWLEKNVRQEADGPHLDFKGDSDALIVRGLVAIVIALFSGRPAAEIVETDAEAVFEKIGLREHLTAQRSNGLRSMVNRIKTEAGAAAAG comes from the coding sequence ATGAACATCACCGCCACGCTCGCCCCCATCGACCGGATTCTCGACGATTTCGCCTTTCTCGACGATTGGGACGATCGCTATCGCTATCTGATCGAGCTCGGCCGCGGCCTCGCGCCGCTGGCGCCGGAAGCGCATAACGACGCCAACAAGGTGCAGGGCTGCGCCAGCCAGGTCTGGCTCGAGAAGAACGTCCGGCAGGAAGCCGATGGCCCGCATCTGGACTTCAAGGGCGACAGCGATGCGCTGATCGTGCGCGGTCTCGTCGCCATCGTCATCGCCCTGTTTTCCGGTCGCCCTGCAGCCGAGATCGTCGAGACCGACGCCGAGGCCGTGTTCGAGAAGATCGGCCTTCGCGAGCATCTGACGGCGCAGCGCTCGAACGGGCTGCGCTCGATGGTGAACCGCATCAAGACCGAGGCGGGAGCGGCGGCCGCCGGCTGA
- a CDS encoding DUF5330 domain-containing protein → MFLIRAAFWFSVVVLLIPGDPNSGTDAPRVGAIDALVAAQGAVSDLAGMCERQPDVCSSGGAALAAFGAKARYGVGLLYNAVDGKLAMPTLPGVAKDGTLTPADMAPQWHAPKAHDRNA, encoded by the coding sequence ATGTTTCTCATCCGGGCAGCATTCTGGTTTTCGGTCGTCGTTCTGCTGATCCCGGGCGACCCGAACAGCGGCACCGACGCGCCCCGCGTCGGCGCGATCGACGCCCTCGTCGCGGCACAGGGCGCCGTCTCCGACCTCGCCGGCATGTGCGAGCGCCAGCCCGATGTCTGCAGCAGCGGCGGCGCGGCGCTCGCCGCCTTCGGCGCCAAGGCCCGCTATGGCGTCGGCCTCCTCTACAATGCGGTCGACGGCAAGCTCGCCATGCCGACCCTGCCGGGCGTCGCGAAGGACGGCACACTGACGCCCGCCGACATGGCGCCGCAGTGGCATGCTCCGAAGGCGCACGACCGCAACGCCTGA